One genomic segment of Alphaproteobacteria bacterium HT1-32 includes these proteins:
- the nhaA gene encoding Na+/H+ antiporter NhaA, which produces MVIAKKVLKRAEEFFQLEASGGIVLIAASAVALVIANVGLGPIYDAILQAPFSIIVGPLAIEKNVLLIVNDGLMAIFFLLVGLEIKREFLDGELSSRSQAMLPAIAAIGGMAVPAGIYAFIAWDDPVALSGWAIPAATDIAFALGILALVGSRAPLSLKVLLTAIAIFDDLGAIIIIALFYTSDLSLLSLLVAAISIIGLAILNRMNVRQLTPYILIGLVLWVAVLKSGVHATLAGVTLAMFIPLGGGKEKDGDEPLRYLEHMLHPWVAYGVLPVFGFCNAGVSFAGLGLEVLTHPVTLGVALGLVIGKQIGIFGSIWLSIKTGLAKLPEGADWRQIYGVSALCGIGFTMSLFIGGLAFSDPSYAAPVRLGVLGGSVISAIIGYLALTAGRAPLPERKPA; this is translated from the coding sequence ATGGTGATTGCCAAGAAGGTGCTGAAACGTGCCGAGGAATTTTTTCAGCTGGAGGCATCCGGCGGTATTGTACTGATTGCCGCATCAGCTGTAGCGCTGGTAATCGCCAATGTCGGATTGGGCCCGATCTACGACGCCATTCTGCAGGCTCCCTTTTCCATCATCGTCGGCCCGCTTGCGATTGAAAAAAATGTCCTTCTGATCGTCAATGACGGCCTGATGGCGATCTTCTTCCTGCTTGTCGGTCTTGAAATAAAACGCGAGTTCCTCGACGGCGAACTTTCCAGCCGCAGTCAGGCCATGTTACCGGCCATTGCAGCCATCGGCGGCATGGCGGTGCCGGCGGGCATCTATGCCTTTATCGCCTGGGATGACCCGGTTGCACTGAGTGGCTGGGCCATCCCCGCCGCAACAGACATTGCCTTTGCCCTCGGCATTCTGGCGCTTGTCGGATCGCGGGCACCGCTGTCGCTGAAAGTCTTGCTGACCGCCATCGCGATCTTTGACGATCTCGGGGCGATTATCATCATTGCGCTGTTCTATACATCCGATCTGTCTCTACTGTCGCTGCTGGTTGCTGCGATCTCGATCATCGGGCTGGCCATTCTGAACCGGATGAACGTCCGCCAGCTCACTCCCTATATACTGATCGGGCTTGTTCTGTGGGTCGCAGTGCTGAAATCCGGGGTCCATGCAACACTGGCCGGTGTCACCCTCGCCATGTTCATCCCGCTCGGTGGCGGTAAGGAAAAAGACGGCGACGAGCCGCTCCGCTATCTCGAACATATGCTCCACCCCTGGGTTGCCTACGGGGTGTTGCCCGTATTCGGTTTCTGTAACGCGGGTGTATCCTTCGCCGGACTGGGGCTCGAAGTACTCACCCACCCGGTCACGCTGGGCGTTGCACTCGGTCTGGTGATCGGTAAGCAGATCGGCATCTTCGGATCAATCTGGCTGTCCATCAAAACCGGCCTGGCCAAACTGCCGGAAGGTGCGGACTGGCGACAGATCTATGGCGTCAGTGCACTGTGCGGGATTGGCTTCACCATGAGCCTGTTCATTGGCGGGCTGGCTTTCAGTGATCCGTCCTATGCGGCACCGGTACGTCTTGGCGTCCTCGGCGGATCGGTGATCTCGGCCATCATCGGGTATCTGGCGCTCACTGCCGGGCGCGCGCCTCTGCCGGAACGAAAACCGGCCTGA
- the purH gene encoding bifunctional phosphoribosylaminoimidazolecarboxamide formyltransferase/IMP cyclohydrolase, with the protein MSDATTPPIQRALISVYDKTGLVEFGRVLADMGVHILSTGGSARMLAEAGIPVTEVSDHTGFPEMLDGRVKTLHPKIHGGLLGLRDNREHGKTMASHGIAPIDMLVCNLYPFEETLASGAEFDECIEQIDIGGPAMTRSASKNHRSVTVISDPEDYNLVLGEMKENNGGTTAATRRRLAAKAFTRTAAYDAAISTWLTTQTDEDSAFPPVLSVSGKLQQTLRYGENPHQSAALYAGSEKRPGVVTATQLQGKELSFNNINDTDAAYELVAEFGEPAVAIIKHANPCGVAVASETLDAYRRALACDPVSAFGGIIALNRPLFADTAEEIAKLFAEVVIAPEINEAARKILSAKKNVRVLEVGGLPDPAAPGMTIRTVAGGYLLQGRDNGRVAEADLRVVTKRAPDSREMRDLLTAFRICKHVKSNAIVYVKDGATVGVGAGQMSRVDSARIAVIKSSEAAAAAGDKTKRTDGCVVASDAFFPFADGLMAAVDAGATAVIQPGGSMRDDEVIAAADEAGIAMVMTGMRHFRH; encoded by the coding sequence ATGTCTGATGCAACCACCCCACCAATCCAGCGCGCCCTGATTTCCGTCTATGACAAGACCGGTCTGGTCGAGTTCGGGCGGGTACTGGCGGACATGGGTGTCCATATTCTGTCGACTGGCGGCTCTGCCAGAATGCTGGCCGAAGCGGGTATTCCGGTGACGGAAGTATCAGACCATACAGGTTTCCCGGAAATGCTGGATGGCCGGGTCAAGACGCTGCATCCGAAAATTCACGGTGGTCTGCTGGGCCTGCGGGATAACCGGGAACACGGCAAGACGATGGCCTCGCATGGTATTGCTCCCATCGACATGCTGGTCTGCAATCTCTATCCGTTCGAGGAAACACTGGCGTCGGGCGCAGAGTTTGATGAATGCATCGAGCAGATCGATATCGGTGGCCCGGCGATGACCCGCTCGGCGTCGAAGAATCATCGTTCTGTGACGGTGATCAGCGATCCGGAAGACTACAATCTGGTGCTGGGAGAAATGAAGGAGAACAATGGCGGCACTACCGCGGCGACCCGTCGCCGACTGGCTGCCAAGGCATTCACCCGTACCGCTGCCTATGATGCCGCAATTTCCACATGGCTGACGACGCAGACTGATGAAGACAGTGCGTTCCCGCCGGTGCTTTCGGTTTCCGGAAAGTTGCAGCAGACCCTGCGATATGGCGAAAACCCGCACCAGTCCGCCGCCTTGTATGCGGGATCGGAAAAGCGCCCGGGTGTGGTGACGGCGACCCAGTTGCAGGGCAAGGAACTCAGCTTCAACAACATCAATGACACAGATGCGGCCTATGAACTGGTGGCCGAATTTGGTGAGCCTGCTGTTGCGATTATCAAGCATGCCAATCCCTGCGGTGTGGCTGTTGCGTCCGAGACGCTGGATGCCTACCGGCGGGCACTGGCCTGTGACCCGGTCAGCGCCTTTGGCGGGATCATTGCCCTGAACCGCCCACTGTTTGCGGATACGGCGGAAGAGATCGCCAAACTGTTCGCGGAAGTGGTGATCGCACCGGAAATCAATGAGGCTGCCCGGAAAATTCTGTCGGCCAAGAAGAACGTTCGTGTACTTGAAGTCGGTGGCCTGCCGGATCCGGCAGCACCGGGCATGACCATTCGTACAGTCGCTGGCGGATATCTGTTGCAGGGTCGCGATAATGGCCGCGTTGCCGAAGCCGATCTGCGGGTGGTGACGAAGCGGGCACCGGACAGCCGGGAAATGCGCGATCTGCTGACGGCCTTCCGGATCTGCAAACATGTGAAGTCGAATGCCATCGTTTATGTAAAGGATGGTGCGACCGTGGGTGTCGGTGCCGGACAGATGAGCCGGGTCGATTCAGCCCGGATCGCCGTTATCAAATCATCCGAGGCCGCCGCGGCAGCCGGTGACAAGACCAAGCGCACAGACGGTTGCGTCGTTGCCTCAGATGCTTTCTTCCCGTTTGCGGATGGCCTGATGGCCGCAGTGGATGCGGGTGCAACCGCCGTCATCCAGCCCGGCGGATCGATGCGGGATGACGAGGTTATCGCCGCCGCCGATGAAGCCGGGATTGCGATGGTGATGACCGGTATGCGGCATTTCCGCCATTGA
- a CDS encoding 2,4-dihydroxyhept-2-ene-1,7-dioic acid aldolase — MSISGRQYQNRLKTALGEGAATIGGWVCSGSPAMAEAMATLGFDWIAVDMEHTATGLATAEAIFVICERYDVAPLVRLPEADPILARRLLDIGAHGFIVPQVEDAGALQDFADHLVYPPAGKRGVCLSRMNAWGDDFADYHKGFAPVIAPQIESARGIANVAAIAGLDCVDAVFLGPYDLSADLGCAGDFTAGPFTAACATYREACSATGKAMGIHQVDPDMDALNGRLQEGYRFIAYGTDTVATRKALGGLRDIAGRS, encoded by the coding sequence ATGAGCATCAGCGGACGGCAGTATCAGAACCGGTTGAAGACAGCACTTGGTGAGGGTGCAGCAACAATTGGTGGCTGGGTTTGCAGCGGATCGCCCGCCATGGCGGAAGCGATGGCAACGCTGGGGTTCGACTGGATCGCCGTGGATATGGAGCATACGGCAACCGGCCTTGCGACGGCGGAAGCGATTTTCGTCATCTGCGAGCGTTATGATGTGGCACCGCTGGTGCGCCTGCCGGAAGCCGATCCGATTCTTGCACGGCGGCTTCTGGATATTGGCGCTCACGGCTTCATTGTTCCCCAGGTCGAAGATGCCGGGGCGTTGCAGGATTTTGCGGACCATCTGGTCTATCCCCCGGCGGGCAAACGCGGGGTCTGCCTGTCACGAATGAATGCCTGGGGTGATGACTTTGCCGATTATCACAAGGGTTTTGCCCCGGTGATCGCGCCACAGATCGAATCCGCCCGTGGCATTGCCAATGTCGCGGCAATCGCCGGGCTGGATTGTGTCGATGCGGTCTTCCTCGGGCCGTACGATCTGTCTGCCGATCTTGGATGCGCCGGAGACTTTACCGCAGGCCCGTTTACAGCCGCCTGTGCAACATATCGGGAAGCCTGCTCGGCAACCGGTAAGGCAATGGGCATTCATCAGGTTGATCCGGATATGGATGCCCTGAACGGTCGGTTGCAGGAAGGCTATCGCTTTATCGCATACGGCACGGATACGGTAGCCACCCGAAAGGCGCTGGGTGGCCTCCGCGATATCGCCGGACGCAGCTAG